The DNA region aaagaaagcgCGAGaataagcagccttgtctgacaccgctcctcacttggaatgcatctatcagttgtcctccatgcacgactttgcaatACAGCCCATCGTATGAGTTccatatgatgttgacgatcttctaaGCTACTCTTCTTCTAGTGTCAAGGGTGGTTTCAAAAGGTTCCCCCATCGCCGTCAAGAAATCTGATCTATAGTGGCGAATCCCATTCTATAGATTGCTCAAAAATGATCCATattgttgcgatttggtctgtgaaTGATCGGTCCTTACAAAATTcggcctgttgatctcgatGTTGGATGTCTACTGAGTTTTTCATTCAATTGAACAGAACCCTGTTGAAACTTTTactggtactgatagtagtgtaatgcctttgtagttctcacacttgttcagatctcctttctctgGTATCTTggtgaggtatccttctttctagtctgttggcacttgttcttcttccaaatctttctgaatagaatATGAggcatctttgcagttacttctgtgCTTgaattcagtgcttcagctggtatgttgtctggtcctgttCTCTTCTCaattttgatttgtttgatgaccATCCTGCTTTATTCGATCGTTGACGGAGTGACATccataggaaggtctgtgtgtgttgcttcgatgtccggtggattcagtgGAGCTGAAGTATTCAAGAGTTCGtgaaagtgttctacccatctttTCTTCTGTTCTCGAATTCCAGTAATTAGCTTCCCTTCTTTTTCCTTGACCGGTCTTTCTGGATTGCAATATTTCTCTGCCAGCTTTTTTGTTGTGTCATATATTTGTTTCATACTTCCATCTCTTGCACCTTTTTAgctgtcgttgctaggtctcccacatatttctgcttgtcggctctaatgctcctgctcacttgcttgtttgcttctgtgtattccgcgtgtgctttgactttctctgctcgtgctCGGCTGTTGTTAAATGCCGttttcttgtttttcctttctttgatcttgtccagtgtttctatagagatccattccttatgatgatgcttcttgcagctcagaacctcctgacacgttgaagttaatgcttctttgatttctttccagttgtccttcatagtagtttcttcctcTTTCAGTAGATcatgtaaggcttggaacctattgttgagagttatcttgaatccGTTGATTTTTTTTCAGTATTTCGAAGGAAGGTTGTATTGGACCTTCGCAATTTcgtttctccagttgtccattgtttatttaacttcaGTTTTACATTGATCTTCtgaatttttattgatgcaaatatgatcgatctggttctctgtatCTGTCTAATGGGACTAACGTTACACAACAAGAAATATTTAGAGGATAACTCACCAAATCTGAATCGTTGGAACTGGACATCAAAGTCAACATACGAGGTAAGGCTTGTAACAAAGTAGAAACAACAGGCATGCTTTTCAATTCTACAGCTATGTTAGATAAAAGATTTGAAAGGGCAGTATCGTTTCGACCGCACTCACTTAAAAGTGCACAGAGTAATAGCTGAAACAATGAAAAGAACGAATACCAAATAACACGAACGTGAAATGATGCAAAGTGAATCAACCAAATATTACTGGTTTGTGATTTGCTATTTCTTAGCATGGTTTATTTACGGCCTATAATTTTATCACTAAAATTTTATTGACATAACACAATGTATCTAACCCTAAATGTTTATAGTTGTGAAGTGAAAATCAAATGTCACGAAATCATTTAATATTCTAGAAATATCACTCTGAGTTGTCTCGTTCACAAGAGAGTCGATGTATGagataatttttaatattataataaagtgaatatttttAGTACTAATTTAcggattatttttaattataattttgttgtttgattagtAAGCAACTGGGTTACTATCTTTATGTACTCTGTTGATGATAAGTTTTCGGTTAACGCATTAACTACTATCATGCCTTCAAAATTTGTTGACATTCTATTACTTACATTTACCCTATTCATACCCGCTTTTCGCCCGTTTAtgtataatttttcattttatgacgTGATGCGGCTGGTATGTCCGTATATAAACTACGTTTGTTTGAAGCATATAAAGTAGAAGCTGTTTGCTGACTTTTGGACTTAAGGAAGGTAAAGAGAGAAGTTTGCGAGATGCGGACCAATAGGAAGTTAGTTGTATCAGTTCACAATCAAAATTGCTCGTGAGGTATGTAGCTGATCAAATCGAAGACAATAAGCTGTACAAGAAGTGGTAGGAACGAAACAGACAAAAACGAGAATTAGGAATCTGACTGATGACTTGGCATGTGATATCAGTCCGCGGTCTCGAGACATAACGTTTTATGTTCGTAAATTTGCCATCAACTGATCAGACACTATGTGAAGACCATAAGACTAAGAGTAATGAACATTTCATGGAAGTAGTATTCtagaaaaacaaattttagATTTTGATTTTATCACAGAAGTTTGGGAGCAGCCATCATATTGACTGGAAAAGTAATACTAAAATACGATAggattaaacaaaacaaaatgataaattaatattGATCAGGAAATTAATTGTTGGCTGTTACAAACAATATATTTGGATTTGATAAAATGTTGTAGAAAAATGGAATCATAAGTAAATAAAGGTAAGAAACAAGCAAAAAAATTACCTGACGAAGATGATCTGTATCCTTTTCGTCATTAGATGGATTTGTCTGCACAAAATCATCCGATGTAGGAACAGAATTTTCAGATGAACATTGATTTTCATTAGCTTTAACTTGAGCTTCGAAAAGCATACGTCTCTCAGCTTTGGACAAACATGACGAACTGTTGGATGCTTTTGGACCATTCTGCTCTCGAATGAAAGATGAAACCAGTTTGTCACGCAGACTTGAGAAAGAACAAAAACAGGGGACTAATTATAGTATTGCAGAAAGTGCTCACTATTTCATGAAATCGGGATAGATAGTATAAAATCATGTGTACCTTATTTCGACAGGAagcttttaaaaaaactataaagTATAAAATACGAAACACTGTATAATGCCCACTGATCGGAAGTGGTACATTTGAAGACGTAAATCTTCCTCAAACAACAACAATCCAGCAAGGACTAGTTAAGATAAAAGAGTGATAGTAGgtttaatgaaatttaaatgCTTTACTGACTGATTCGAACGGCAAACAGTTGGTATCCTGTCACTGTTCTGGAAACCCTGGGTATATTTATAAAGAGTAAAAAATCCCTAGAATTATTTAATATGGGAAAACGCATAGGTAATCAATGAATGGAGAGTAGATAATCGTGTTTAAACTTACGTTTTATTTGACTGGAATTTACTGTTACTATTCTGAGTCCAAGATTTATTGGATATTGCTTGTTCATCTGATAAaccaaacaataaaaataactgaCCAATTAAAGAAACAATATTTAGTTGTTATAACTTTATGATCAATGTTAAAATACAGTGTAGTCGAATTTCAGATTGTTTATTGAATCACACATTTGTTTACGAGTCTACAGCTATCATAAACTCAGCTAACATTTCATTTAAACCTCCTTTCGATATTGTTATTTGAATCGTTTTTACCTACACATTCTTAGAAATCTGATATTCACACAAAGAAAAAGTAAAGCATTACAATAAGCAGTCATGTGTAGTTATGATTGTTGTGAATGTGCAATGCTGAAGAATCCCAAACTAGGACGAagcagttgtccagtgcttcctcgTTCTTAATAGTAATCTAAAATCGGTCTGTGATGAAAACCATGAAAATGTACGTCTTCATAAAGCCCCTATATCAAAACTTTTTTCGGTCTAGGCAATCCCTAACTATGGTTTTACATAAAAAGCAACTTAAGTTTCTAATAGTTCTATGAAATGAACAGAAACATTTAGTTCCAAACAGTACCGAcctttaactccgcctgtagatcttatagggttgctgccggtcccaatcccgggtaaaggaggagggttgggcatggggttagcgtccccatcccgtagaaaactaactcgctaaaaaacgcttaccagaaaaaataatccaaaccattataactctgccctgggagttagaaggtcttcatttagaagaattatgatgcttcatggtgaaagccgagttccttcggaagccacgaggccgatgccccttctaacaaccagagcaaaaatttttataggtacatggaacgttcgaacaatgtgggaaaccgggaagaccagtcaaatatcaatggaaatgaggagatacaacttagcagtactgggaatcagcgaaacccactggacccaagctggacagaaaaggctagctacgggagagatgctgctatactccggtcaccaagaggaaaatgctccacacactcagggagtcgctcttatgctgtccaaagtagcacgaaatgcacttgtaggatgggaatctcacggatccagaatcatcaaagcatcattcaaaacaaagaaggaggggatcttaatgaatattatccaatgttatgcacccaccaatgatagcaacgatgacattaaagatcagttctacgagcggctacagtcaatctttgagaaatgcccaaggaacgacctaactattctgatgggagatctaaatgccaaagtcggaatagacaacactgtatatgaagatattatgggacgacatggactgggagaaagaaacgaaaatggagaaagatttgcaaatctatgtgcattcaacaaattagtcataggaggcacaatatttccacacaagcgtatacacaaggctacatggatctcaccggaccacactacagagaaccagatagatcatatttgcatcaacaaaaaattccgaaggacaatggaagatgtgagaaccaggagagga from Schistosoma haematobium chromosome Unknown HiC_scaffold_183, whole genome shotgun sequence includes:
- the SETD2_1 gene encoding Histone-lysine N-methyltransferase setd2 (EggNog:ENOG410VA0N~COG:U); the encoded protein is MSPVTVVDDDNGEIEIGYAADNNEINMDTEECKAKTNEEWIEEIKALACKLLEKWSKLPKENYRIPRLERQETEKMLHISNPIGSSLISWGSEYKDEQAISNKSWTQNSNSKFQSNKTLRDKLVSSFIREQNGPKASNSSSCLSKAERRMLFEAQVKANENQCSSENSVPTSDDFVQTNPSNDEKDTDHLRQLLLCALLSECGRNDTALSNLLSNIAVELKSMPVVSTLLQALPRMLTLMSSSNDSDLVSYPLNISCCVTLVPLDRYREPDRSYLHQ